From a region of the Sesamum indicum cultivar Zhongzhi No. 13 linkage group LG3, S_indicum_v1.0, whole genome shotgun sequence genome:
- the LOC105158688 gene encoding ATP-dependent DNA helicase 2 subunit KU70, with protein sequence MDIDPDDVFRDDDDPEDEFHQERDATKEMLVYLVDASPKMFSTTFPSEDQKDVSHFQIAVRSIAQSLKTQIINRSYDEVAICFFNTREKKNLQDLNGVYVFNVPEREDLDRPTARLIKEFDRIEESFDKQIGSKYGILPGTRDNSLYNAFWAAQAILRKGSAKTADKRILLFTNEDDPFGNMKGVTKMDMMRTTLQRAKDAQDLGILIELLPLSRPDEDFNMSTFYAELLGLEGNDLAEFKALIGERFEDMKDQLRKRIFRKRKVRRINFIIAGGISIELNTYALVRPTNPGAITWLDSVTNLPIKAERSFFCSDTGALLQEPPKLFQTYKNENIMFSANELSEIKRVSTGHLRLLGFKPLSCLKDYHNLRPSTFVFPSDEEVIGSTCIFIALHRSMLRLKRFAVAFYGSSTHPQLVALVAQDEIVSTSGQIEPPGMHMIYLPYSDDIRPVEELHTDTNPMAPRATEDQIKSASLLVKRVDLKNFSVCQFANPALQRHYAVLQALALDEDEMPDTKDETLPDEEGLARPGIVKALEEFKLSVYGENFEEENDLMNNEKTSEASKKRKAIAENATKEYANYDWLDLADNGKLKELTVVELKYYLTRHNLPVTGKKEALISRILTHMGK encoded by the exons ATGGATATTGATCCCGACGATGTTTTTCGCGACGACGACGACCCGGAGGATGAATTCCACCAG GAGAGAGATGCTACGAAGGAGATGTTGGTGTATTTGGTGGATGCTTCCCCCAAAATGTTCTCCACCACTTTCCCTTCA GAAGATCAGAAGGATGTCAGTCACTTTCAAATTGCTGTCCGTAGCATTGCACAGTCCCTGAAGACTCAAATTATCAATAGGTCTTATGATGAAGTTGCTATATGCTTCTTTAATACT AGGGAAAAGAAGAATTTGCAGGACCTGAATGGTGTATATGTTTTTAATGTTCCTGAACGAGAGGATTTAGATCGACCAACAGCTAGGCTTATCAAAGAATTTGACCGCATAGAAG AGTCATTTGATAAACAAATTGGGAGTAAATATGGCATCTTGCCTGGAACTCGTGATAATTCTCTTTACAATGCTTTTTGGGCTGCACAAGCAATATTGCGGAAAGG GTCTGCAAAAACAGCTGATAAAAGGATTCTGTTGTTTACAAATGAAGATGATCCATTTGGGAACATGAAAGGAGTGACAAAAATGGATATGATGAGAACAACATTACAACGAGCCAAA GATGCTCAAGATCTTGGCATCTTAATTGAACTCCTTCCCTTGAGTAGACCAGATGAAGACTTCAATATGTCCACTTTCTATGCG GAATTATTGGGACTGGAAGGCAATGACCTGGCTGAGTTTAAGGCTTTAATAGGGGAGAG ATTTGAGGATATGAAAGATCAGCTAAGAAAGCGTATTTTCAGAAAGCGGAAAGTTCGAAGAATTAACTTCATCATTGCTGGTGGCATATCCATTGAATTAAATACCTATGCTTTAGTCCGTCCAACCAATCCAG GGGCTATCACTTGGCTTGATTCAGTCACTAATCTTCCTATAAAG GCAGAGAGATCTTTTTTCTGTTCAGACACTGGTGCTCTGCTGCAGGAGCCTCCAAAACTTTTTCAGACTTACAAGAA TGAGAATATAATGTTCTCAGCCAATGAACTTTCCGAAATCAAGAGGGTCTCTACCGGACATCTTCGTCTCCTAGGTTTCAAGCCGTTGAGTTGCTTGAAGGATTATCACAACTTGAGGCCATCGACCTTTGTTTTCCCAAGTGATGAG GAAGTGATTGGAAGTACTTGTATTTTCATAGCTCTTCACAGATCAATGTTGCGGCTGAAGCG TTTCGCCGTTGCGTTTTATGGGAGCTCAACTCATCCTCAGTTGGTGGCATTAGTTGCACAA GATGAGATTGTCAGCACCAGTGGTCAGATTGAACCACCTGGAATGCATATGATATATCTTCCATATTCTGATGATATCAGACCTGTTGAAGAG CTTCACACTGATACAAATCCCATGGCACCTCGAGCAACTGAAGACCAAATAAAGAGCGCCTCTTTGTTAGTGAAGCGTGTTGATCTAAAAAACTTTTCAGTTTGCCAATTTGCGAACCCTG CCTTGCAGAGACATTATGCAGTATTGCAGGCTCTGGCTTTGGATGAAGATGAAATGCCTGATACCAAGGATGAAACCCTTCCAGATGAAGAAGGCTTGGCGAG ACCGGGTATTGTCAAAGCATTGGAAGAGTTCAAGCTTTCTGTCtatggagaaaattttgaagagGAGAATGACTTGATGAACAATGAAAAAACAAGTGAAGCCTccaaaaaaaggaaagcaaTTGCTGAAAATGCAACCAAGGAGTATGCAAACTATGACTGGTTAGATCTTGCAGACAATGGAAAG TTGAAGGAGTTGACGGTGGTGGAACTTAAGTACTACCTGACCAGACACAACCTGCCCGTTACTGGGAAAAAGGAAGCTCTGATCAGCCGAATCTTAACTCACATGGGTAAATGA